The proteins below are encoded in one region of Aquisphaera giovannonii:
- a CDS encoding efflux RND transporter permease subunit — protein MFTRFFIDRPIFASVLSIVITLAGGLALVSLPIAMFPQIAPPTVSVSCQYPGASAQVVAETVAAPIEQQVNGVENMMYMSSASTNDGNYSLTVTFKHGIDLNLAQVLVQNRVSLAVPMLPDVIKATGVTTKKRSPDILLSIGLYSPDGRYDQLYLSNYAFIRIRDELARLPGVSDVSMFGQRDYSMRIWLDPDKLAQRGLTAGDVVRAIREQNLPVASGQVGQSPTIPGQQTQVTLTTLGRLVDVEQFEKVVVRSTPDGRFVRIRDVARVELAPKNQDMSAEIGSRDRYSDPEMDLYPVANMAVFQLPDANALETADVVKAKIEELKRDFPEGVDYMIRYDTTPFIRESIQEVFKSLLDSVVLVALVVLLFLQNWRSALIPLIAVPVGIVGTFAVMACFGFSLNNLTLFGLVLAIGIVVDDAIVVVESVEHHIEHGLSPRNATIQAMSEVSAPVIAVGLVLTAVFVPCAFITGITGQFFRQFALTIASATVLSTINSLTLSPALSAMLLKPREKGAYQAMPRAAFVVLGLWQGHEWLGPLLEPLMPLAHGSPRPIATAAAFLGPAAMEKLTPELAGGLAGALVGGLLGWILSGPMNRLLGRFFDLFNRLFTATAHGYSRIVGGMLRVSALVLVVYVGLLVLTYGKFATTPRGFIPSQDMGYLLVNVQLPDSAAVERTRGVIRKISDVASATPGVSATVGITGQSLLLNAFGSNFGTMFVTLDPFAQRPSPSPLRHEVSNWFRRKLGLEELPPEPDLYFDSIMNRLRGQLAMAIPEATISIFGPPPVRGVGRAGGWMFMVEDRGDLGPGALQREVEGLVRKANDGIDLTGTPIEQGPAKAAAKGAAAAAAGAVQAVQGLTSVFRANVPQVYLDVDRTACMIKGVPLRDVFTTLQAYLGSLYVNDFNRFGRTWQVIVQAMPTYRDQRDDIRRLQVRNREGTMVPLGALATIREINGPLVLTRYNMYPAASINGNAGRGVSSGSAIRAMEALADRELPQAMSYEWTEMAYLELQAGNTAVIVFGFSIVMVFLVLAAQFESWAMPLAVILSVPLCMLSALYGVTNAPLLGANNTGLDINIFTQIGLVVLVGLASKNAILIVQFAKLIHGRGGSLRMATVDACRLRLRPIIMTSMAFILGVVPLLFAHGAGAEMRQSLGVAVFSGMLGVTFFGVLLTPVFFYMIEGTAECHLFANPKVRRAGRILLRILLPVIILRDLARMAGRAIQAKAVRPAPRPEPASDRADEVEVVQSK, from the coding sequence GTGTTCACGCGCTTCTTCATTGACAGGCCGATCTTCGCGTCGGTCCTCTCGATCGTGATCACCCTGGCGGGGGGCCTCGCCCTCGTCTCCCTGCCGATCGCGATGTTCCCGCAGATCGCGCCCCCGACCGTCTCGGTGTCCTGCCAGTACCCCGGCGCCAGCGCGCAGGTGGTGGCCGAGACGGTGGCCGCGCCGATCGAGCAGCAGGTCAACGGCGTCGAGAACATGATGTACATGTCCTCGGCCTCGACCAACGACGGCAACTACTCGCTCACCGTCACGTTCAAGCACGGCATCGACCTGAACCTGGCCCAGGTGCTCGTCCAGAACCGGGTCTCGCTCGCCGTCCCGATGCTGCCGGACGTCATCAAGGCGACGGGCGTGACGACCAAGAAGCGGTCGCCGGACATCCTGCTGTCCATCGGGCTGTACTCGCCCGACGGGCGGTACGATCAGCTCTACCTGAGCAACTACGCCTTCATACGCATCCGCGACGAGCTGGCCAGGCTGCCGGGCGTCAGCGACGTGAGCATGTTCGGCCAGCGCGACTACAGCATGCGCATCTGGCTCGATCCCGACAAGCTGGCCCAGCGCGGGCTGACCGCCGGCGACGTCGTCCGCGCCATCCGCGAGCAGAACCTACCGGTGGCGAGCGGCCAGGTCGGCCAGTCCCCGACGATCCCCGGCCAGCAGACGCAGGTGACCCTGACCACCCTCGGCCGCCTGGTCGACGTCGAGCAGTTCGAGAAGGTCGTCGTCCGCAGCACCCCCGACGGCCGGTTCGTGCGGATCCGCGACGTCGCCCGGGTCGAGCTCGCCCCGAAGAACCAGGACATGAGCGCGGAAATCGGCTCGCGGGACCGTTACAGCGATCCTGAGATGGACCTCTATCCCGTCGCCAACATGGCCGTCTTCCAGCTCCCGGACGCTAACGCCCTCGAGACCGCGGACGTGGTCAAGGCCAAGATCGAGGAGCTCAAGAGGGACTTCCCCGAGGGCGTCGACTACATGATCCGCTACGACACCACCCCGTTCATCCGGGAGTCGATCCAGGAGGTGTTCAAGTCCCTCCTGGATTCGGTGGTGCTCGTGGCGCTGGTGGTGCTGCTGTTCCTCCAGAATTGGCGCAGCGCCCTGATCCCGCTGATCGCCGTGCCGGTCGGGATCGTGGGCACGTTCGCGGTGATGGCCTGCTTCGGCTTCTCGCTGAACAACCTGACGCTGTTCGGGCTGGTGCTGGCGATCGGCATCGTGGTGGACGACGCCATCGTCGTCGTCGAATCCGTGGAGCACCACATCGAGCACGGCCTGTCTCCGCGAAACGCGACGATCCAGGCGATGAGCGAGGTCTCGGCGCCGGTGATCGCGGTGGGGCTGGTGCTCACGGCGGTGTTCGTCCCGTGCGCGTTCATCACGGGGATCACGGGGCAGTTCTTCCGCCAGTTCGCCCTGACGATCGCGTCGGCCACGGTGCTCTCGACGATCAATTCGCTGACGCTCAGCCCGGCATTGTCGGCGATGCTCCTGAAGCCCAGGGAGAAGGGGGCCTACCAGGCGATGCCCCGGGCCGCGTTCGTGGTCCTGGGCCTGTGGCAGGGCCACGAGTGGCTCGGGCCGCTCCTCGAGCCGCTCATGCCGCTCGCCCACGGCTCGCCCCGCCCCATCGCGACGGCCGCCGCGTTCCTCGGCCCGGCGGCGATGGAGAAGCTCACCCCGGAGCTGGCCGGCGGCCTGGCCGGGGCTCTGGTCGGCGGCCTCCTCGGCTGGATCCTCAGCGGGCCGATGAACCGGCTGCTGGGACGCTTCTTCGACCTCTTCAACCGCCTCTTCACGGCGACGGCACACGGCTACTCCAGGATCGTCGGCGGGATGCTCCGCGTCTCGGCGCTGGTCCTGGTCGTCTACGTCGGCCTTCTGGTGTTGACGTACGGCAAGTTCGCGACCACGCCCAGGGGATTCATCCCGTCGCAGGACATGGGCTATTTGCTCGTCAACGTCCAGTTGCCGGACTCGGCCGCCGTCGAGAGGACCAGGGGGGTGATCCGCAAGATCAGCGACGTGGCCTCGGCGACGCCGGGGGTGTCCGCGACCGTGGGGATCACGGGGCAGTCGCTGCTGCTGAATGCCTTCGGGTCCAACTTCGGCACGATGTTCGTGACCCTCGATCCGTTCGCCCAGCGGCCGTCGCCCAGCCCGCTGCGCCACGAGGTCTCGAACTGGTTCCGGCGAAAGCTCGGCCTCGAGGAGCTGCCTCCCGAGCCCGACCTGTACTTCGACAGCATCATGAACAGGCTCCGCGGGCAGCTCGCCATGGCGATCCCGGAGGCCACCATCTCGATCTTCGGCCCTCCGCCGGTCCGCGGCGTCGGCCGCGCCGGAGGGTGGATGTTCATGGTCGAGGATCGCGGCGACCTCGGCCCCGGGGCGCTCCAGCGAGAGGTCGAGGGCCTGGTCCGCAAGGCGAACGACGGCATCGACCTGACGGGCACGCCCATCGAGCAAGGCCCCGCCAAGGCCGCGGCGAAGGGGGCGGCGGCCGCCGCGGCGGGCGCCGTGCAGGCCGTGCAGGGCCTCACCTCCGTCTTCCGGGCCAACGTCCCGCAGGTCTACCTCGACGTCGACCGGACGGCCTGCATGATCAAGGGCGTGCCGCTCCGCGACGTCTTCACGACGCTCCAGGCCTACCTGGGGTCGCTCTACGTGAACGACTTCAACCGGTTCGGCCGCACCTGGCAGGTGATCGTCCAGGCGATGCCGACCTACCGCGACCAGCGGGACGACATCCGCCGCCTCCAGGTCCGCAACCGGGAGGGGACGATGGTGCCGCTCGGCGCCCTGGCCACGATCCGCGAGATCAACGGCCCGCTGGTGCTGACCCGCTACAACATGTACCCGGCGGCCTCCATCAATGGCAACGCGGGCCGCGGGGTCAGCTCCGGCAGCGCCATCCGCGCGATGGAGGCGCTGGCCGACCGCGAGCTCCCGCAGGCGATGAGCTACGAGTGGACCGAGATGGCCTACCTGGAGCTCCAGGCCGGGAACACCGCCGTCATCGTCTTCGGCTTCTCGATCGTGATGGTCTTCCTGGTGCTCGCGGCCCAGTTCGAGAGCTGGGCCATGCCCCTGGCGGTCATCCTGTCCGTCCCCCTGTGCATGCTGAGCGCCCTCTACGGCGTCACCAACGCCCCGCTGCTGGGGGCGAACAACACGGGCCTGGACATCAACATCTTCACGCAGATCGGCCTGGTCGTGCTGGTCGGGCTGGCGAGCAAGAATGCGATCCTGATCGTCCAGTTCGCCAAGCTCATCCACGGCCGCGGGGGCTCGCTCCGCATGGCGACGGTGGATGCCTGCCGCCTCCGGCTGCGGCCGATCATCATGACGTCCATGGCGTTCATCCTGGGCGTGGTCCCGCTCCTCTTCGCCCACGGCGCGGGGGCGGAGATGCGGCAGTCGCTGGGCGTGGCCGTCTTCAGCGGCATGCTCGGCGTGACGTTCTTCGGCGTGCTCCTCACGCCGGTCTTCTTCTACATGATCGAGGGCACGGCGGAGTGCCACCTCTTCGCCAACCCCAAGGTCCGCCGCGCCGGCCGGATCCTCCTGCGGATCCTCCTGCCGGTCATCATCCTCCGCGACCTCGCGAGGATGGCCGGCCGCGCCATCCAGGCGAAAGCCGTCCGCCCCGCGCCGCGGCCGGAGCCGGCCTCGGACCGGGCCGACGAGGTTGAAGTCGTCCAATCCAAGTGA
- a CDS encoding efflux RND transporter permease subunit → MFSRFFIDRPIFASVLSIIITLAGAITLATLPVAQYPDITPPTVEVSAYYPGANAQVVADTVAAPIEQQVNGVENMMYMSSQCTNDGTYILTVTFKPGTDLNMAQVLVQNRESLAEPILPDLVKRRGVSVKKKSPSILMIINVFSPDGSKDNLYISNYATIQLRDELARLDGVGDITYIGQRNYSMRVWLDPQKMTFRGLTSSDIVAAIEQQNIQVAAGQLGQPPVDTGQAFQFTITTKGRLSEAEDFSDMILKTDVNGGVVRLRDVGRIELGAQGYDQACTLDGKPTVALSVYQRPGSNALDTASLVREKMEELKQRFPDGVDYAIVYDTTPFITESVAEVFKTLRDAVILVAIVVLLFLQNWRSALIPLIAVPVAIVGTFAVMACFGFSLNNLTLFGLVLAIGIVVDDAIVVVEAVEHHIEHGLAPREATIRAMEQVSAPVIAVGLVLTAVFLPCAFITGITGQFYRQFALTIATSTIISAFNSLTLSPALAALLLKPRQKGVYEALPVFAFVAAGGWAGSLFAPQLAGWLGGMVHGPLPEYLTMDRLGLLAGIAIGALAGWIVSGPINRILGWLFFLFNRAFDAATGLYTGVVSGLLRVSLVVLLIYGGLLGLTYWGFTRTPTGFIPAQDKGYLLVNVQLPDSSSLERTQGVMKRVEQLAGAQPGVAHTLAIAGQSILMNANAPNFGAMYVMLDEFHHRAHSGLTGPAVASHLQAALEEEIKEGLVNVFEAPPVDGLGTAGGFKIVVEDRGDLGSGEIESVANRIVASGSADGLLQGLFTSFRADTPWLYLDIDREKAKLLGVSIGELFNTLQVYLGSLYVNDFNRFGRTWQVNIQGDANFRKQIEDLSGLRVRSDRGGMVPLGSLAQIRDVSGPVMIIRYNLYPSATVNFNSSPGTSSGQALQGMQRVVDRELPQSMRSVWTELALLQLETGNTAMYAFTLAVILVFLVLAAQYESWSLPLAVILVVPMCLLCSTIGVNAAKMDINIFTQVGFIVLVGLACKNAILIVEFAKAQREAGATRLHATLDACELRLRPIMMTSFAFILGVVPLITSTGAGSEMRQTLGVAVFSGMLGVTLFGIFLTPVFFYVIQWVEDRRGGGDGKKPKAAAEASRNVDPNGDGHHAVGSNGDAHHPAPVLTAEVQRSPAN, encoded by the coding sequence GTGTTCTCGCGCTTCTTCATCGACCGGCCGATCTTCGCCTCGGTGCTGTCCATCATCATCACCCTGGCTGGGGCCATCACGCTGGCCACCCTGCCGGTGGCCCAGTACCCGGACATCACGCCGCCCACGGTCGAGGTCTCGGCCTACTACCCGGGCGCCAACGCCCAGGTCGTCGCCGACACCGTGGCCGCGCCGATCGAGCAGCAGGTCAACGGCGTCGAGAACATGATGTACATGTCGTCCCAGTGCACCAACGACGGCACGTACATCCTGACGGTGACGTTCAAGCCCGGCACCGACCTGAACATGGCCCAGGTGCTCGTGCAGAACCGCGAGTCGCTCGCCGAGCCGATCCTCCCGGACCTGGTCAAGCGGCGCGGGGTGTCGGTGAAGAAGAAGTCGCCCAGCATCCTGATGATCATCAACGTCTTCTCGCCCGACGGGTCGAAGGACAACCTCTACATCAGCAACTACGCGACAATCCAGCTCCGCGACGAGCTCGCCCGGCTGGACGGCGTCGGCGACATCACCTACATCGGCCAGCGGAATTACAGCATGCGGGTCTGGCTCGACCCGCAGAAGATGACCTTCCGGGGCCTGACCTCGTCCGACATCGTCGCGGCGATCGAGCAGCAGAACATCCAGGTGGCCGCCGGCCAGCTCGGCCAGCCGCCGGTGGACACCGGCCAGGCCTTCCAGTTCACCATCACGACCAAGGGGAGGCTCTCGGAGGCCGAGGACTTCTCCGACATGATCCTCAAGACCGACGTGAACGGGGGCGTCGTCCGCCTCCGCGACGTCGGCCGGATCGAGCTCGGCGCCCAGGGCTACGACCAGGCCTGCACGCTCGACGGCAAGCCGACCGTGGCCCTCTCGGTGTATCAGCGCCCCGGCTCGAACGCGCTCGATACCGCGAGCCTCGTCCGCGAGAAGATGGAGGAGCTGAAGCAGCGGTTCCCCGACGGCGTGGACTACGCGATCGTCTACGACACCACGCCGTTCATCACCGAGTCGGTCGCCGAGGTGTTCAAGACCCTCCGGGACGCCGTCATCCTCGTGGCCATCGTCGTCCTCCTGTTCCTCCAGAACTGGCGGAGCGCCCTGATCCCGCTGATCGCCGTCCCCGTGGCCATCGTGGGCACGTTCGCGGTGATGGCCTGCTTCGGCTTCTCGCTGAACAACCTGACGCTGTTCGGCCTTGTGCTGGCGATCGGCATCGTGGTGGACGACGCCATCGTCGTCGTCGAGGCCGTGGAGCACCACATCGAGCACGGGCTGGCGCCGCGCGAGGCGACCATCCGGGCCATGGAGCAGGTGTCCGCCCCGGTGATCGCGGTCGGGCTGGTTCTCACCGCGGTGTTCCTGCCCTGCGCGTTCATCACGGGGATCACCGGGCAGTTCTACCGCCAGTTCGCCCTGACGATCGCGACCTCCACGATCATCTCCGCCTTCAACTCGCTGACCCTGAGCCCCGCCCTCGCCGCCCTGCTGCTCAAGCCCCGCCAGAAGGGGGTCTATGAGGCGCTGCCCGTCTTCGCCTTCGTCGCGGCCGGCGGCTGGGCCGGCAGCCTGTTCGCCCCGCAGCTCGCGGGATGGCTCGGCGGCATGGTCCATGGTCCGCTCCCGGAATACCTGACGATGGACCGCCTCGGGCTCCTCGCGGGGATCGCCATCGGCGCCCTGGCCGGCTGGATCGTCAGCGGCCCGATCAACCGGATCCTGGGCTGGCTGTTCTTCCTCTTCAACCGGGCCTTCGACGCGGCGACGGGGCTCTACACGGGCGTCGTGTCGGGCCTCCTCCGGGTCAGCCTGGTGGTGCTCCTGATCTACGGCGGCCTCCTCGGCCTGACCTACTGGGGCTTCACGCGGACGCCCACGGGGTTCATCCCCGCCCAGGACAAGGGCTACCTCCTTGTCAACGTTCAGCTCCCCGACTCCTCGTCGCTGGAGCGCACGCAGGGGGTCATGAAGCGGGTCGAGCAGCTCGCCGGGGCCCAGCCGGGCGTCGCGCACACGCTCGCCATCGCCGGGCAGTCGATCCTGATGAACGCCAACGCCCCCAACTTCGGGGCCATGTACGTCATGCTGGACGAGTTCCACCACCGGGCCCACTCCGGGCTCACCGGGCCGGCGGTCGCGTCCCACCTCCAGGCGGCGCTCGAGGAGGAGATCAAGGAGGGGCTGGTCAACGTCTTCGAGGCCCCGCCGGTGGACGGCCTGGGCACCGCCGGCGGCTTCAAGATCGTTGTCGAGGACCGCGGCGACCTGGGCTCCGGGGAGATCGAGTCGGTGGCCAACCGGATCGTCGCCTCGGGCTCGGCGGACGGCCTGCTCCAGGGCCTGTTCACGAGCTTCCGGGCCGACACGCCGTGGCTCTACCTGGACATCGATCGCGAGAAGGCCAAGCTCCTGGGCGTCTCCATCGGCGAGCTGTTCAACACCCTGCAGGTCTACCTGGGCTCGCTGTACGTCAACGACTTCAACCGATTCGGCCGCACCTGGCAGGTCAACATCCAGGGCGACGCCAACTTCCGCAAGCAGATCGAGGACCTCTCCGGCCTCCGCGTCCGCAGCGACCGGGGGGGCATGGTCCCGCTGGGGTCGCTGGCGCAGATCCGCGACGTGAGCGGGCCGGTGATGATCATCCGCTACAACCTCTACCCGTCGGCCACCGTGAACTTCAACTCGTCGCCCGGCACGAGCTCGGGCCAGGCGCTTCAAGGGATGCAGCGGGTGGTCGACCGCGAGCTGCCCCAGTCGATGCGGTCCGTCTGGACCGAGCTGGCGCTGCTCCAGCTCGAGACCGGCAACACGGCGATGTACGCCTTCACGCTGGCGGTCATCCTCGTCTTCCTGGTGCTGGCCGCGCAGTACGAGAGCTGGTCGCTGCCCCTGGCGGTGATCCTCGTGGTGCCGATGTGCCTGCTCTGCTCGACGATCGGGGTGAACGCCGCGAAGATGGACATCAACATCTTCACCCAGGTCGGGTTCATCGTGCTCGTGGGCCTGGCGTGCAAGAACGCGATCCTCATCGTCGAATTCGCCAAGGCCCAGCGGGAGGCCGGCGCGACGCGGCTGCACGCCACGCTCGACGCCTGCGAGCTGCGGCTCCGGCCGATCATGATGACCTCGTTCGCGTTCATCCTCGGCGTCGTGCCCCTGATCACCTCCACCGGCGCCGGCTCGGAGATGCGGCAGACGCTCGGCGTCGCGGTGTTCAGCGGCATGCTGGGTGTCACCCTGTTCGGGATCTTCCTGACGCCCGTGTTCTTCTACGTCATCCAGTGGGTGGAGGATCGCCGCGGGGGCGGCGACGGGAAGAAGCCCAAGGCCGCCGCGGAGGCGTCCCGCAACGTCGATCCCAACGGCGACGGTCACCACGCGGTCGGCTCGAACGGGGATGCTCACCATCCGGCCCCGGTCCTGACGGCCGAGGTCCAGCGTTCGCCCGCCAACTGA
- a CDS encoding efflux RND transporter periplasmic adaptor subunit has product MARRANGWFLLLAAAAAAGCSQAKSSPAGMPTQAEPMVVYDSPIRETVTDFEDFPGRTDAITTVSVRARVSGYLKRVYFQDGQRVRKGDVLFQIDDRPFQAALDRAKATLQQADAHSKRLNNEFRRAKVLYDQGRSISREEFDRYAFDAAEADATFATAKANLDLAALDLEWTNVTADLPEGAVGRLSRRLVDPGNLIKADETMMTTIITEDPLYVYFDVHEQAMLRIRRLIAEGKVKARSEKEVTVKISLSDEKDAQGNPIYSHEGTVDFTDNHVDMSTGTLQFRARMANPNQFITPGLFVKVRLPIGDPHPALLVREQSLQSDQGLKKVFVLEAKDADGNPYVITDPLTGKPALDKGGKPIPGYKPVAVDVGQLGVLRGKFREVNTGVKEGDLVVAQGMQKIRLGTNPVTGKPFLVKARPWAPDDDASTPASARAGSQAAAGASAAETSPVAPASKAPAAGPAAPAGGRPTADAGGARPGGPSGPREPSSRRGSH; this is encoded by the coding sequence ATGGCTCGTCGCGCGAATGGTTGGTTCCTCCTGCTGGCCGCGGCCGCCGCGGCCGGCTGCAGTCAGGCGAAGTCTTCCCCGGCCGGGATGCCGACCCAGGCCGAGCCGATGGTGGTCTACGACTCGCCGATACGCGAGACCGTCACCGACTTCGAGGACTTCCCCGGGCGGACCGACGCCATCACCACGGTCTCGGTCCGGGCGCGGGTCTCCGGCTACCTGAAGCGCGTCTACTTCCAGGACGGCCAGCGGGTGCGCAAGGGGGACGTGCTGTTCCAGATCGACGACCGCCCCTTCCAGGCGGCGCTCGACCGGGCCAAGGCGACGCTCCAGCAGGCCGACGCGCACTCCAAGCGGCTGAACAACGAGTTCCGCCGGGCCAAGGTCCTCTACGACCAGGGGCGGTCGATCAGCCGCGAGGAGTTCGACCGCTACGCGTTCGACGCGGCCGAGGCCGACGCGACCTTCGCCACGGCCAAGGCCAACCTGGACCTGGCCGCGCTGGACCTCGAGTGGACCAACGTGACGGCCGACCTGCCGGAGGGGGCGGTCGGGCGACTCAGCCGCCGCCTAGTCGACCCGGGCAACCTGATCAAGGCGGACGAGACGATGATGACCACGATCATCACCGAGGATCCGCTCTACGTCTACTTCGACGTCCACGAGCAGGCCATGCTGCGGATCCGCCGCCTCATCGCGGAGGGCAAGGTGAAGGCCCGGTCCGAGAAGGAGGTCACGGTCAAGATCAGCCTCTCCGACGAGAAGGACGCCCAGGGCAACCCGATCTACTCCCACGAGGGGACCGTCGACTTCACCGACAACCACGTGGACATGAGCACCGGGACCCTCCAGTTCCGGGCCCGGATGGCCAATCCCAACCAGTTCATCACGCCCGGCCTCTTCGTCAAGGTCCGCCTGCCCATCGGCGACCCCCACCCCGCGCTGCTGGTCCGCGAGCAGTCGCTCCAGTCCGACCAGGGCCTGAAGAAGGTCTTCGTCCTCGAGGCGAAGGACGCCGACGGCAACCCCTACGTCATCACCGACCCGCTCACCGGCAAGCCGGCCCTCGACAAGGGCGGCAAGCCGATCCCGGGGTACAAGCCCGTCGCCGTGGACGTCGGCCAGCTGGGCGTGCTCCGCGGCAAGTTCCGGGAGGTGAACACGGGCGTGAAGGAAGGGGACCTGGTGGTCGCCCAGGGCATGCAGAAGATCCGCCTCGGGACCAACCCGGTCACCGGCAAGCCCTTCCTGGTCAAGGCCAGGCCCTGGGCCCCGGACGACGACGCCAGCACCCCGGCCTCGGCGCGGGCCGGTAGCCAGGCCGCCGCGGGGGCCTCGGCGGCCGAGACGTCGCCGGTCGCCCCGGCATCCAAGGCACCCGCCGCCGGGCCGGCCGCCCCCGCGGGGGGCAGGCCGACCGCCGATGCGGGGGGCGCCCGCCCGGGCGGCCCCTCCGGCCCCCGCGAACCCTCGAGCCGCCGCGGATCCCACTGA
- a CDS encoding TetR/AcrR family transcriptional regulator produces MESLGSKKRKRCCTDEEVLERREQILLAATELFAEHGFSDAMTQALADRLGVGKGTIYRHFPSKRDLFLAAADRVMRKLQEQVLANIAGIEDGLEQVSRGLRAFLRFFADHPEYVEMLIQERAQFKDRKQPTYFEHRQVNVQRWRHLYTRLIAEGRVRPMPVETISDVIGNLIYGTMFTNYFAGQAKPVEQQADDILQVVLCGILTLPERERWLGSMTAAQAAS; encoded by the coding sequence ATGGAAAGTCTTGGGTCTAAGAAGCGGAAGCGCTGCTGCACCGACGAGGAGGTCCTCGAGCGGCGCGAGCAGATCCTGCTCGCGGCGACGGAACTCTTTGCAGAGCATGGCTTTTCCGATGCGATGACCCAGGCGTTGGCGGATCGCCTGGGGGTGGGCAAGGGGACGATCTACCGCCATTTCCCGAGCAAGCGCGATCTTTTCCTGGCCGCGGCGGATCGGGTTATGCGGAAATTGCAGGAGCAGGTGCTGGCGAATATCGCTGGTATTGAGGACGGCCTGGAGCAGGTCTCCCGCGGCCTGCGAGCCTTCCTGCGGTTCTTCGCCGACCATCCCGAATATGTGGAGATGCTGATCCAGGAGCGGGCCCAGTTCAAGGACCGCAAGCAGCCGACGTACTTCGAGCACCGCCAGGTGAACGTCCAGCGGTGGCGGCACCTGTACACGCGGCTGATCGCCGAGGGTCGGGTCCGGCCGATGCCCGTGGAGACCATCTCCGACGTGATCGGCAACCTGATCTACGGGACCATGTTCACGAACTATTTCGCGGGACAGGCCAAGCCCGTGGAGCAGCAGGCGGACGACATCCTGCAGGTCGTCCTCTGCGGAATCCTCACCCTGCCCGAGCGCGAGCGCTGGCTCGGCTCGATGACGGCGGCCCAGGCCGCCTCCTGA
- a CDS encoding DUF1559 domain-containing protein: MHERRPTAASRPGFTLIELLVVIAIIAVLIALLLPAVQSAREAARRSQCTNNLKQLGLALANYESANGSFPMAFFWQWCEAGGTCAGSIGNGYGPMVALLPYYEQGALWNSYNTSVEAFGDVNSTIDGTGVATIWCPSDGSIQGYRSTYAPSEIYNNLPHPMCYSNYRGNWGSWTGSPTGTWPGGTADAAHRAAALKQFNGVFVSNGYGAAGSALLPTYAGVVRAPVRIAAVTDGTSNTAAFSEIAHGLLSKNDYSPHGSFEDWQWWTSGNLGDTSYAHYWPVNPQKKTLNVATVDQGGAFVNGASSFHPGGINVAFVDGSVRFIKDSIDTWQLVPATGYPVGATRDQSVWVPGTGMKVGVWQAIGTVNGGEVVSADAY, encoded by the coding sequence ATGCACGAGAGAAGACCGACCGCCGCGTCTCGACCCGGCTTCACGCTGATCGAGCTGCTCGTCGTGATCGCCATCATCGCCGTCCTCATCGCCCTGCTGCTACCGGCCGTGCAGAGCGCCCGCGAGGCGGCCCGGCGCTCGCAGTGCACCAACAACCTCAAGCAGCTCGGCCTGGCGCTGGCGAATTATGAAAGCGCCAACGGCTCGTTCCCGATGGCCTTCTTCTGGCAGTGGTGCGAGGCCGGCGGCACGTGCGCCGGCTCCATCGGCAACGGCTACGGCCCGATGGTGGCCCTGCTGCCGTACTACGAGCAGGGGGCGCTCTGGAACAGCTACAACACCTCCGTGGAGGCCTTCGGGGACGTCAACTCGACGATCGACGGGACGGGCGTGGCGACGATCTGGTGCCCGAGCGACGGATCCATCCAGGGTTATCGTTCCACCTATGCCCCGTCGGAGATCTACAACAACCTCCCGCATCCCATGTGCTACTCCAACTACCGCGGGAACTGGGGCTCCTGGACGGGCAGCCCCACCGGCACCTGGCCCGGGGGGACGGCCGATGCCGCCCACAGGGCGGCCGCCCTGAAGCAGTTCAACGGCGTGTTCGTCTCCAACGGCTACGGGGCGGCCGGGTCGGCCCTCCTACCCACCTACGCCGGCGTCGTCCGCGCACCCGTGCGGATCGCCGCGGTGACCGACGGGACGAGCAACACGGCCGCCTTCAGCGAGATCGCCCACGGCCTCCTCTCGAAGAATGACTACTCGCCCCACGGCAGCTTCGAGGACTGGCAGTGGTGGACGTCGGGCAACCTGGGCGACACGAGCTACGCCCACTACTGGCCCGTGAACCCGCAGAAGAAGACGCTGAACGTGGCGACCGTGGACCAGGGAGGCGCCTTCGTCAACGGCGCCTCGAGCTTCCACCCCGGCGGCATCAATGTCGCCTTCGTGGACGGCTCGGTGCGGTTCATCAAGGACTCGATCGACACCTGGCAGCTCGTCCCGGCCACGGGCTATCCCGTCGGGGCGACCAGGGACCAGTCGGTGTGGGTCCCCGGGACCGGGATGAAGGTCGGGGTCTGGCAGGCCATCGGGACGGTCAACGGCGGCGAGGTGGTCAGCGCCGACGCCTATTGA